The sequence below is a genomic window from Aureispira sp. CCB-E.
AAGAGCGGTAGTTAATGGTTTCTGGTTTTAAAACCTCACCATAAGAACGCTCTAAAATAGCATCTGGAGAAGCCAAACTCAATACGATTGAATCGAATTTAGGTCTTGACTTAGCGTTGTAATTCTTTTTAAAAGGCATAAATCTATTTTTTTTATAATCTGCTAGTACCGTTCGAAAGCACTTTAAAGATTAAGGGCTAAAACCTTTCAAGGTTTTGACGCCTTGAAAGGTTTTGATATAAATAAGCTATTTATTTTTATTCTTAAAACAACGAAGCGTAATTCGTGTCTTATTCAAACTTAATTTCAAGGGCTAACCCTCTAAGTTCGTGCACCAATACGTTAAATGATTCAGGAATACTAGACTCAGGCAAGTTATCCCCTTTAACGATTGCTTCGTATGCTTTAGCACGACCAATAATATCATCCGACTTAATGGTCAATAACTCTTGAAGGATACTAGCCGCACCAAATGCCTCTAGTGCCCATACCTCCATCTCACCAAAACGCTGACCACCAAATTGAGCTTTACCACCCAATGGTTGTTGAGTAATCAACGAGTAAGGTCCGATAGAACGAGCGTGCATCTTATCATCTACCATATGCGCCAGTTTCAACATGTAGATAACCCCAACCGTTGCTTCTTGATGGAATCGGTCTCCAGTCTCACCATCGTATAAATGCGTTTGACCAAAGTAAGGTAATCCAGCCTCTTGAACAAATTTGTCAATTTGGTCAGATTTTGCTCCATCAAAAATAGGCGTTGCAAACTTCATGTTTAGTTTCTCACCAGCCCACCCAAGAACAGTTTCGAATATCTGTCCAAGGTTCATACGAGAAGGTACCCCAAGTGGATTCAAGATAATATCCATTGGTGTTCCATCTTCCAAGTATGGCATATCTTCATCGCGAACAATTCTAGCAACAATTCCCTTGTTACCGTGACGACCAGCTAATTTATCTCCTACTTTTAGTTTACGTTTCTTAGCCAAGTAAACCTTAGCTAATTTGAGTACTCCAGCAGGCAATTCATCACCAATCGTAATCGCAAATTTGTCGCGCTTGTAGTTACTAATGATTTGATTTACTTTAATACTGTAGTTGTGTAACAACTGACGAACCAATTTGTTCGTGTTGTCATCATTGGTCCAATTCGAGTAATCTACCGCGCTATAATCGATGTCTTTTAAGCCACGTTCTGTAAACTTAGCGTCTTTTTCGATCAATTGCTCATTGTAAATTGACTTGATTCCTTCAGAAGTTTTTCCTTCTAACAGAGCCAACAACTTCGTTACTAAAGTATCTTTTAACTTAGCAATTTCATTATCAAAATCACTATCCAATTTAGATAGCAATTTCTTATCCATTGCTTTTTGTACTTTATCTTTCTTCGCACGTTTGAACAAACGCTTATCAATGATAACCCCCTTAGTAGAAGGAGACGCTTTTAAAGAAGCATCTTTTACATCACCTGCTTTGTCACCAAAAATCGCACGTAGTAATTTTTCTTCTGGTGTTGGATCAGATTCACCTTTAGGCGTAATCTTACCAACAATAATATCACGTTCCTTAATCCAAGCACCGATACGAATCAACCCGTTCTCATCCAAGTTTCGAGTCGCATCTTCACTTACGTTAGGAATATCATTTGTAAATTCTTCTTCTCCTAATTTTGTATCGCGAACATCTACTTCAAACGCTTCGATGTGCAAAGAAGTAAAGATATCTTCGCGAACAACACGCTCAGAAAGAACAATCGCATCCTCAAAGTTATACCCTTTCCAAGGCATAAAGGCTACTTTTAGGTTTTGTCCCAAAGCCAACTCACCATCTTGTGTAGCGTATCCTTGACAAAGAACCTTTCCTAAATGTACTCGCTCTCCTTTTGCTACGATTGGTTTTAAGTTGATGCATGAGTTTTGGTTTGTTCTTCTAAACTTAACCAAGTCATAAGTAGTATAATCATCATCAAAAGACACCGCACGTTCTTCATCTGTACGATCGTATTTGATAACAATTTTTGTTGCATCTACATAATCAACAACACCATCCCCTTCTGCATTAATCAACATTCTAGAGTCACGAGCCACTTTACCTTCCAATCCAGTTCCAACAATTGGAGACTGAGGTTTTAATAAAGGTACCGCTTGACGCTGCATGTTCGATCCCATCAAGGCACGGTTGGCATCATCATGAGACAAGAAAGGAATTAAAGAAGCCGAAACACCTACAATTTGATTCGGAGAAATATCGATAAACTCAATTTCATCTGGGCTTAATACAGGGAATTCACCATGTTGACGACACTTAATACGGTCTGTTGCAAATTCTCCTTTAGTATTTAACTTAGCATTCGCTTGAGCAATAATTTTGTAATCTTCTTGTTCTGCTGACAAGTATTGAGGATTATTACCAAAATCTACCCGTATACCATCCAAAATAGGACGATAAGGCGTTTCGATAAAGCCCATTTTATTGATTTTTGCATGTACACAAAGTGTAGAGATCAAACCAATATTAGGTCCCTCAGGAGTTTCAATCGTACACAAACGACCATAATGAGAGTAATGAACGTCACGCACCTCAAATCCTGCACGCTCTCTAGAAAGACCACCAGGTCCTAGTGCTGAAATACGACGTTTGTGTGTAATTTCAGAAAGAGGGTTGGTTTGATCCAAAAACTGTGATAACTGACTGGTACCAAAGAAAGAGTTAATAACAGAAGATAGTGTACGAGCATTGATCAAATCTACTGGCGTAAACACCTCGTTATCACGAACATTCATACGTTCACGAATGGTACGAGCCATACGAGCCAAACCTACTCCAAACTGAGAATATAATTGCTCTCCAACTGTACGGACACGACGATTACTCAAATGATCGATATCATCAATTTCCGCTTTTTGGTTGATCAAACGAACCAAATAAGTTACAATTTCGATAATATCTTCTTTGGTAAGTACGCTAACGTCACGGCTTGTGTTTAACTCTAGTTTTCTGTTAATCTTATAACGACCAACATCCCCTAAGTTGTAACGCTTGTCAGAGAAGAATAATTTTTCAATAATACCTCTTGCTGTTTCCTCATCTGGTGGGTCAGAACCACGCAATTGGCGATAAATATGTTGAACGGCTTCGATTTCTGAGTTCGAAGTATCTTTTTGCAAAGTATTGTAGATTACCGAGTAGTCCTCTTCTACATCCTCCTTCTGAAGGATTACACTTTCAACATCTACCTCAAGAACATCTTCAATATTCGAAGCGTCTAGGATAACATCACGTTCCAAGATAACCTCAATACGTTCGATAGAAACAACCTCCCCAGTATCTTCATCTACGAAGTCCTCTGTCCAGTTACGCAAAACACGAGCAGCTAATTTTCTTCCCAAGTTTGCTTCTAAAGATTCGCGAGTAGCAGGAATTTCATCTGCCAAACCGAATAAGTTTAAGATATCTTTATCTCCATCATAACCGATAGCACGCAACAACGTAGTCACAGGGAACTTTTTCTTACGGTCGATGTATGCATACATAACAGAGTTGATGTCAGTAGCAAATTCCATCCATGCTCCTTTAAAAGGAATTACACGAGCAGAATAAATCTTTGTACCATTAGGGTGACGGCTTTGACCGAAGAATACACCTGGTGAACGATGTAATTGAGAAACAATAACACGTTCAGCACCATTTACAACAAAGGTACCTTTAGGTGTCATGTATGGGATATTTCCCAAAAATACATCTTGAACAGTTTGTTCAAAATCCACGTGTTCTTCATCATTACAAGAAAGACGTAATTTTGCTTTTAGAGGCACACTATATGTCAGACCTCGCTCCATACACTCTTCTATAGAGTATCGTGGGGGGTCGATAAAATAGTTCAAAAATTCTAAAACAAAAATATTACGGGCATCTGTGATAGGAAAATTCTCCTGAAACACTTGGTATAAACCCTCGTTGATTCTGCTTTCTGGAGTAGTCTCTAATTGAAAGAACTCCTGAAAAGACTTCACTTGGATCTCTAAGAAATCAGGATATTGATCCTCATGCTTAATTTTACCAAAATTATGTCTTGTATTTTCAGGTGCACCGCGATGGCTTGTATTGTTAAGAGATGACATGAAGCTAATTTTATAAAGTTACGACGCAGAATAGAATATTGTTCTGCCAATTTATTATCAAATAATTACAATTGGCAATATTCTATTAAAATAAAACAGGAAAATCCGACTTTTGTCAGATTATTAATAGAGCAATAGGCTTAGCTACCATAGAGTAACTAAGCCTACACTTATATTTAAAAGTATAGTGTATGCGTAGATATCACCAAACTTTCATTATTTTAACTCTACTTCAGCACCTACTGCTTCCAAAGCAGCTTTTAAGCTCTCAGCTTCGTCTTTAGGAGCACCTTCTTTAACAGCACATGGAGCACCGTCAACAAGTTCTTTTGCTTCTTTAAGACCTACACCTAATAGAGTTTTGATTTCTTTAACAACTTTCAACTTACCAGCACCAGCTGATTTCAACATTACGTCAAATTCAGTTTTCTCAGCAGCAGCATCTCCACCAGCTGCACCAGGTCCAGCAGCTACAGCTACAGCAGCAGCAGCAGGCTCGATACCATAAGTTTCTTTAAGAATGTCAGCTAGTTCTTTAACGTCTTTTACTGTCAAGTTTACTAGTTCTTCTGCTAATTTAGTTAGATCAGCCATTTTGATTATTGATTTTAAATTTCCTAAGAGAAATAAGTTTTCCAAATAAAATATTTACGAAGCAATTCTGTGTGGAAGCAAAGAAGTAGCTTCAATAAAAAGTTGCGTGTAACAAAGAACAACTTTATTTAGACCATAAGTGCTATTCGCCGCGACTTTCCAATGCTTTAAGCAATCCAGAGATTGTGTTTCCACCAGATTGTAAAGAACCAACAAGGTTTTTGATTGGAGACTCCAACAATAGAATGATATCCCCGATAAGCTCCTCTTTAGATTTGATGTTAACCAAAGCTTCTAGTTCTCCGTCACCAACATACACTTCAGATTCAACAAAAGCAGCTTTTAACAACGGCTTTTCTTTATCTTCGTCCTTTCTAAAGTTTTTGATTAATTTAGCTGGAGCATTACCAGTTTCTGTGAACATTAATGCAGAAGCACCTTTAAGAACACCATAAATATCTTCATAGTTTTCTTCGTTCTTTTCTGCAGCTTTTTCCAAAGCTTTTCTGATCAAGGTATTCTTAACAACTTTTAGTTGAATATCTTGCTCAAAGCATGTTCTTCTTAATTTATTTATTGTTTCAACATTCAGTTCAGAGCAATCTGTTACATAGAAGTATTTACTATCCTCAAATTTAACAGCTAACTCTTCGATAACTGACGTTTTTTCTGCTTTTGTCATTTTATATTAATTTTTAAAGCTTGATCAAAAGAGTTTGCCAATTATTTCAATTTGGTATTAATAGCAACACCAGGACTGCAAGTAGTAGCCGTTGTAATACTCTTCATGTAAGTTCCCTTAGCAGAAGAAGGCTTCATTTTAGTCAAAGTGTTTAATACTTCTTTTGCATTATCATGCAACTTCTCAGGAGTGAAAGAAACACGTCCTATTGAAGTGTGAACAATACCGTATTTGTCAACACGGAAAGAAGTTTTCCCTTTCTTAATAGAGCTAATTGCATCTCCCAAACTTTGACCAGCTGTTACAACTGTTCCAGATTTTGGGTTCGGCATAAGACCACGAGGTCCTAATACTCTACCTAGACGACCAAGCTTTGGCATTACGTTCGCCATTGCAACGATAACGTCAATATCTAACCAACCACCTTGCATTTTAGTAAGGTACTCATCCAAACCTACGTAGTCTGCACCAGCAGCCTTTGCTTCTTCCTCTTTGTCAGGAGTACAAAGTGCCAATACTTTCTTGTCCTTACCAGTACCGTGAGGCAAAGTAATTGTACCACGAAGGTTTTGGTCAGCTTTACGTGGATCAACTCCCAAACGGACGTGTAAATCCACAGACGCATCGTAATTCGCAATATTGACCTCTTTTACAAGAGCCATTGCTTCCTCTAGGGAATAGAGCTTACCAGCTTCGATTTTCTTTTCTGCTTCTGCTCTTTTTTTAGTAATTTTTCCCATTTTAATAATTAAATTTTCTAAATAAGTAAACGAGGTAAGTATTACCTATTTTTTAATAGAATTGTGTTTTCAAGTGTCTTGCACTTGTACGTTCATTTTGACTAGTTGTCCCAAGGAGCTGTACCAGTAACATTAATCCCCATGCTTCGAGCCGTACCTGCAACCATTTTCATACCAGACTCAACTGTAAAACAGTTAAGGTCAGGCATTTTGTTTTCGACGATTTCCTTTACTTGATCCCAAGTAACTGAACCCACCTTGTTACGGTTTGACTGATCAGAACCACTTTTAAGACCTGCAGCGTTCAATAACTGAACAGCAGCTGGAGGGGTTTTGATTACAAAGCTAAACGATTTGTCTTTGAATACAGTAATGATGACAGGCAATACTTGACCCATTTTATCTTGGGTATCTGCATTAAAACGCTTGCAGAATTCCATGATATTTACACCTTTAGCACCCAATGCAGGACCTACTGGTGGAGCTGGATTTGCTTGTCCTCCTTTTACTTGTAGCTTAATAAACGTTTCGACTTCTTTTGCCATTACTTACAAATATTTAAGAGTTTTTTTCAACTTGCATAAAGTTCAATTCAACCTCAGTCTCTCTACCAAATACCTTGGTAATGATGGTGAGTTTTTTCTTTTCTTCATTAACATCTTTGACCACGCCTGGAAAATCTTTGAAAGGACCATCTGTTACCTTTACATCTTCACCAACCAAGAATGGATCTGCTAGAGATTCACCTGTTTCAGAAGACTGATCAACTTTACTTAAGATTCTTGTAATTTCGTGATCTCTCATTGGAGTAGGATTCTTCTTTCCTAAAAAGTGGATCACATCTTTGATGGAAGTCATTGCTTGAATGATGTTGCCATTCAAGGCAGATTTCATACCTGTAGGTGTATGCCTTACTACTGCTTCAACAAGAATATAACCAGGAGTAAGCGTACGTTCTTGGATTACTTTTTTACCATTACGAATTTTGTAAACCTTTTCAGTTGGTACAATGATGTTCGGTACAACGTCTCTCCAACCATTACGATCTATTTCCAAATCCAAACGCTCTTTAATTTTACGTTCTTTATTAGAGACCACCCTCAAGCAATACCATTTCGTTTCTACCGAGCCCATAATCACAAAATTTATCTTGTAATAATCTTAATATAAAACGCCTAATACATTAACCCAGATAAAATCCATTAATGCGATTAGACATGCCAAAAACACAGAACCTGCAATAACAACAACCGTTGTTTTTTGCAATTCAGCCCAAGTAGGCCAAGTTACCTCTTCGGTAAGTTCTTTCATGCTACGTTTAAAATAATCAACCATTGTTGTTCGTATGAATTCTAATGAAGAATAGCACGGGTGGAGGGACTCGAACCCCCAGCCCTCGGTTTTGGAGACCGATGCTCTGCCAATTGAGCTACACCCGTAAGTGAAGGGTTAAGCAATTATTTGCTCAACCCTTCTTTTATATCTCAAAAGATCAAAGAAAGACCTTTATTATTCGATAATTTCAGTTACTTGACCAGCACCTACTGTACGTCCACCCTCACGGATAGCGAAACGTAGACCTTTCTCCATTGCGATAGGAGCGATCAATTCAACTGTAATAGTCAAGTTATCACCTGGCATTACCATTTCTACGTTTTCAGGTAGTTGGATAGCACCAGTTACGTCAGTTGTACGGAAGTAAAATTGTGGGCGGTAACCGTTGAAGAAAGGCTTGTGACGACCACCTTCATCTTTACCTAGTACATATACTTCACAAACGAATTTTGTGTGAGGTTGAACAGAACCTGGTTTACAAATAACCATTCCTCTCTTAAGAGCTTCTTTTTCAATTCCACGCAACAACAAACCAGCATTATCACCAGCTTCACCACGATCCAAGATTTTACGGAACATCTCAACTCCTGTTACAGTAGATGTCATTGGTTTTTCAGATGCATCACGGAATCCAACGATTTCTACAGGATCACCTGTGTTAATAACACCACGCTCGATACGACCAGTTGCAACTGTACCACGACCTGTGATAGAGAATACATCCTCGATAGGCATCAAGAAAGGCTTATCTACATCACGCTCTGGCAATGGAATATCAGCATCTACAGCAGCCATCAATTCTTTGATTTGAGCTACAGCATCAGCATCACCTTCAAGAGCTTTAAGAGCAGAACCTTGGATTACAGAACAATCTTCGAATCCATAAGACTCTAGGATCTCTTGAGCTTCCATCTCTACTAATTCTAGCATTTCAGGATCATCAACAAGGTCAACTTTGTTCATGAAAACAACAATCTTAGGTACACCTACCTGACGAGCAAGAAGGATGTGCTCACGAGTTTGTGGCATAGGACCATCTGTAGCAGCAACTACAAGAATAGCACCATCCATTTGTGCAGCACCTGTTACCATGTTTTTCACGTAATCGGCGTGACCTGGACAGTCAACGTGCGCATAGTGACGGTTTTCAGTTTGGTATTCAACGTGAGCAGTGTTGATAGTAATACCACGCTCTTTTTCCTCTGGTGCAGAGTCAATAGTTGAGTAATCTTTTTTCTCAGCAAGACCAGCATCTGCTAAAACATTAGTTATTGCAGCAGTAAGAGTGGTCTTACCATGATCCACGTGTCCAATTGTACCAATATTTACGTGGGGCTTCGAGCGATCAAACGTTTCTTTAGCCATGGTTAGTCTAGATAATTAAAAAGTTTTAAAATATATTTTTTGAAAAATAGAAATACTACTTTTCTGCCAAGTTGTCGAGCCAACGAGCAGAATTGAACTGCCGACCCCCACCTTACCAAGGTGGTGCTCTACCCCTGAGCTACGTTGGCAAAATTGTCAAAAAGTTAATATTCTCAATTATAAACAAATAAAGGGAATGAACCATTCCCTTTTTTACATTTATACTTGAGCGGGAGACGAGACTCGAACCCGCGACCGTTAGCTTGGAAGGCTAATGCTCTACCAACTGAGCTACTCCCGCTTATATAAAAATGAATTTTTGTGGGGGTGGTAGGACTCGAACCTACTCAGACATAGTCACCAGATTTACAGTCTGGCCCGGCTCTCCAACTCCGGCGCACCCCCATTCAACGGATATTATTCCTGTTGAAAAATTCTTGTATATTTTCTTAAAAGAGCCGATGGAGGGACTCGAACCCACGACCTGCTGATTACAAATCAGCTGCTCTAGCCAGCTGAGCTACATCGGCTTAAAAAAAAGGTTATACACTGCCTTTCTTAGAACTATTAGAAGAAGTTGTTCCCTCTAAGCGAATGCAAATATACAGCCTTTTTTTTATTCTCCAAATTTTTTCAAAAAAAAACTTACTTTTTTTTAATTATTTTTTTTGTCCTTGTACTTGATCAACTGTCGGCGCAACGATGAAGCGCCCAAATCTACGGACTCTTCAAAGGATTTACTAGTTTCTTTAACTACTAAAGTAGAGCCTGGAACTTTTAATTTTATTTCCGCTACTTTATCTTGTACCTGCCCCGTTTTTTCTAATTTCAGGAAAACATCTGTGCTAACAATGTTATCATAGAATGTTTCTAGTTTGCCTAATTTCTTATCAATAAACTCTATCAACTTAGTGTCTGCATCGAAATTAACTGCTTGCGTGCGAATTTCCATAGGCTATTTATTTTTTTAATTCGTAAATCTTTTTCATTATTAAAACAAAAAGAACAAATGCCTAGTTCAATCTTTTTGTTCTATTATTATATCCTTAAGTATTCTTAAAAATCTTATTGTAGCTAAACAGCTATTAAACAGATTTTTAATCTTGAACTTTTTCTTTTCTTTTGTGCTACTTTAACATTTCAGGTTAAAAACTAGAATATTCATACACTCTAAAATGTCTCCGCCTTGAATAAAACAGAACAGGTTTCTTCTGTTATTAGTTCCGTATAAACTTAATATTTAATGTCTATAATTCCAAATTAAGTTCCTTCTATTTTTTTATTAAATTAACAATTTAGAAACCAATCTGCTCCTTATGTTATCAGAATAATAAAATCTGATAAAATCATTCTAAAAAGGCTATCTTTGACTTTAGCTAGTACACTATCGGCTAAGGCATAAAACGCTTATCTCAATAGAGTACTTCTAACTATCAATTTGATTTTTCATTTAGGAATAAATAAAAAACGTGCAATGAACTGGTTTGTGTTAAGGTGGATCCCTATTCTTTTCTTGTTTATAGTCATTATTGCCTGTTCGGGCGATCAGGTCAAAGATTTAGAAGATATTCAACTTCAGGATGCTGTAGGAATTGAACGCGCAGAAGGAGTAGAATTATTGTATAGCGACTCTGCTGTCGTTCGAGTAGCCATTCATGCTCCAGTACTTTTGCGTTATATTGCGCGAGACACTCCCAAGCAAATATTTCCGCAAGGTGTTGATGCTGACTTCTATAACGAACAACATATTCAAACCAGTAAAATGATTGCTAATTATGCGGAACAATTTCAAAAAGAACGAAAAGTCTATTTGCAGGATAGTGTTCGAATTTGGAACAATAAAAATGAACTTCTAGAAACAGATGAACTGTTATGGGATGAGCCTGCTGAACAAATTTCGTCTACTCAGTATGTAAAAATTACGACACCAACTCAAATTATAGAGGGAATAGGTTTTAAATCCAATTTGGAATTTACCAATTGGGAAATCTACCAAGTACACGGAATTATTGAGCAAAAAAACATGGTTGATAGCCCTTTTTAATTCTTTTTTTAGGGTAAGATTAGTAATCTTTCAACAAGCCTTCCTCTAACCAATCTGCTAATGCTTGTCGGTTGCTAGGATACAAAATCCTTTTTTGATCTCTTGGATTTTGAATGTTTCCAACTTCTATAAAAACAGGCAATGGTTTTACTTCTCGAAGCATATGCAAGTCTCTGGGGGTCACTGTTCCGTGATATTCTCCTGATTTTCGATTAACAGCATATTTCTTCTTCATTGTTAGATGCAGTTTTGACGCCAAGGCTTTGCCTGCTTGACTAGTAGGGTAATAATAAAAAAATAAATCAATCCGCTTAGATTTTACCCTAGAATCAACATGTAGTTCAATGAGTCGTTGATACTCTATCCCTCTTCTTCTGTTTTGTTCATACAGTTCGTTGACAATAGTAGAACGCTGCTCCAAACGAGGTTTTTGAGATACAGGAATAACGTCATTAGGCCAACAACGTTCGTCCATATCTGGTTTTAAATACTCCAAGTTTCTAATGCCATCGTTTTTGTCTCTCACAATAAAATAAACAATTGCCCCGTGTTCTATTAAATTGCGTGCTAAGCGCAAAGAGATATCATAAGAATACTCGTCTTCACAGATGTATTTTCCGTTGTATTTCGCCATTGCACCTGGATCAGGACCTCCATGCCCTGCCACGATGTAGTAAACAGCTCCAGCTAGTTTGTCGTCTTTTAGAGGGACATGAGCATATTTTTCTCCAAAAATTGGAAAATTACGATTCTTAGGAACAAACTTAGACACATCCAAAGGGCAATATTTCATGTGATGAGGCACCCATAGTTCTCGTGTTCCACGCCTAAAATCACTTGCTTTGTATCCCAATTCTACCATCAAATCATTGTAGCGCTCGATTTGTTTGGCACTTTGCCAATCCTTGATATTGGCCGTTGAACGGATGGACTTTTGGTTATAATAATATTTACGAATCGGCAACTTATAGGTTTTTCCCAACTTTAGGCTAGAATTTTTTTTCAAACCATTGAGTTTGCAAAACTGCTCTAGGCAACAATCGCTACGATCTAAATGATAACGCCCCAACAAGACATAAATGCCATCTCCTTTTTGGGCTACAGCTTTAATGTATTCCCTTTTGGACTGACCAAATGACTGTTCTACAATTGTAAATGAGCAAAAAGAAAGGAAGAAAAATATATAGAGGTATTTACTAGACATTTTAAAAATAGATGAGGATGTTAGAGTTATTGATGTTGTATAAATTTTCTGTAATTTGTTTATGCAGCAATAGTTTTAGAGCAAATTTAATTATCCTAACTAATCGCTCATTTTCAATACGATTGCATTTCTAAACAACTCTTAACGGAAAAATAGGTGCCAAATTGCAAAATTAAGGATTTATATAGACTTGTGCAGAAATAATTCTAAATAAATTTAGAATCCCTAAAAAATTTGAGCCTATTTCTATGCAAGAATTTCAGGGTTCGCTACATTTGTGCTGCTATCTTTTATAGAATCTTTATAATGTACTAATTATTAATACTTATTTCACGATTGTTAAGGCTTAAAATGGATGATGCATTTAGGTTTAGTTAAAAATATTTTGTCCCTCCAACCAAACAATCCATTATTAAAATGATGTACCTCAAATATTCTTAAAAGAATTTCAATTTATACGAAAATAAGTCAATAATGGATAACAAAGAACCTCTATTAGATCAACCTTCAACGGAAGCACCTATTAATTTCATAGAGTATGTATTTATTTTTTTTAGAGGTCTTGCCATGGGAGCAGCGGACGTAGTTCCAGGCGTTTCTGGAGGAACTATTGCTTTTATAACAGGCATTTATGAGCGTTTGTTGAATGCCATTAAGTCGATTAATCCTACTGCCCTAACATTACTATTTAAAAAAGGAATTCCTGCGGCATGGAAGCACATTGATGGCAATTTTTTAGCAGCACTTTTTGCAGGCATTATAGTTAGTTTATTTTCTTTGTCTAAGATGTTAAAAATGTGCTTAGAATATTACCCACAACTCCTTTGGGCATTTTTCTTTGGTTTAATCATCGCTTCTAGTATTTACATTTTCCGTCAAGTCTCACAATGGAATATCTCCGCTATCTTAGGTGTACTTATTGGAGGGGTCATTGCCTATACCATTACCATACTAGCTCCTTCTGAAGCTCCGACAGCTTATTGGATGGTTTTTCTAGCTGGAGCTATTGCGATTTCGGCAATGATTCTGCCAGGTATTTCGGGAAGTTTTATTTTGCTTTTGATGGGAATGTACAAGCACGTTTTGAATGCCGCCACAGAAATGAATATTGTTTTCTTACTGATTTTTATGATGGGGTGTATCATTGGGTTGTTGTTATTCTCTCACTTACTTTCTTGGACATTCAAAAACTATGAAAACACCACATTAGCAGTTTTATCTGGTTTTATGGTTGGTTCTCTAAATAAAGTTTGGCCTTGGCAAAATGTTGTAAAAACAAGAATGAACAGCCACGGCGAGGAAGTTCCTTGGTTGATGGAAAATGTATCACCAAACAACTATGCTGGAGAATCCTACCTTGTTTATTGTCTTATTCTTTCTGCTATTGGTTTTTCCATTGTTTTTGTCTTAGAACGCTTGGGCAAACGTTTAAAAGAAGAATAATATGAAAAAATTTGGGCTTATTGGTCGGCATCTTCAACACTCTTTTTCTCCTGCTTATTTTGCTCATAAATTCAAGCAAGCAGCAATTA
It includes:
- the lptC gene encoding LPS export ABC transporter periplasmic protein LptC; protein product: MNWFVLRWIPILFLFIVIIACSGDQVKDLEDIQLQDAVGIERAEGVELLYSDSAVVRVAIHAPVLLRYIARDTPKQIFPQGVDADFYNEQHIQTSKMIANYAEQFQKERKVYLQDSVRIWNNKNELLETDELLWDEPAEQISSTQYVKITTPTQIIEGIGFKSNLEFTNWEIYQVHGIIEQKNMVDSPF
- the hpf gene encoding ribosome hibernation-promoting factor, HPF/YfiA family, with amino-acid sequence MEIRTQAVNFDADTKLIEFIDKKLGKLETFYDNIVSTDVFLKLEKTGQVQDKVAEIKLKVPGSTLVVKETSKSFEESVDLGASSLRRQLIKYKDKKNN
- the tuf gene encoding elongation factor Tu gives rise to the protein MAKETFDRSKPHVNIGTIGHVDHGKTTLTAAITNVLADAGLAEKKDYSTIDSAPEEKERGITINTAHVEYQTENRHYAHVDCPGHADYVKNMVTGAAQMDGAILVVAATDGPMPQTREHILLARQVGVPKIVVFMNKVDLVDDPEMLELVEMEAQEILESYGFEDCSVIQGSALKALEGDADAVAQIKELMAAVDADIPLPERDVDKPFLMPIEDVFSITGRGTVATGRIERGVINTGDPVEIVGFRDASEKPMTSTVTGVEMFRKILDRGEAGDNAGLLLRGIEKEALKRGMVICKPGSVQPHTKFVCEVYVLGKDEGGRHKPFFNGYRPQFYFRTTDVTGAIQLPENVEMVMPGDNLTITVELIAPIAMEKGLRFAIREGGRTVGAGQVTEIIE
- the secE gene encoding preprotein translocase subunit SecE, coding for MKELTEEVTWPTWAELQKTTVVVIAGSVFLACLIALMDFIWVNVLGVLY
- a CDS encoding DUF368 domain-containing protein gives rise to the protein MDNKEPLLDQPSTEAPINFIEYVFIFFRGLAMGAADVVPGVSGGTIAFITGIYERLLNAIKSINPTALTLLFKKGIPAAWKHIDGNFLAALFAGIIVSLFSLSKMLKMCLEYYPQLLWAFFFGLIIASSIYIFRQVSQWNISAILGVLIGGVIAYTITILAPSEAPTAYWMVFLAGAIAISAMILPGISGSFILLLMGMYKHVLNAATEMNIVFLLIFMMGCIIGLLLFSHLLSWTFKNYENTTLAVLSGFMVGSLNKVWPWQNVVKTRMNSHGEEVPWLMENVSPNNYAGESYLVYCLILSAIGFSIVFVLERLGKRLKEE
- the nusG gene encoding transcription termination/antitermination protein NusG; this translates as MGSVETKWYCLRVVSNKERKIKERLDLEIDRNGWRDVVPNIIVPTEKVYKIRNGKKVIQERTLTPGYILVEAVVRHTPTGMKSALNGNIIQAMTSIKDVIHFLGKKNPTPMRDHEITRILSKVDQSSETGESLADPFLVGEDVKVTDGPFKDFPGVVKDVNEEKKKLTIITKVFGRETEVELNFMQVEKNS
- a CDS encoding N-acetylmuramoyl-L-alanine amidase, which produces MSSKYLYIFFFLSFCSFTIVEQSFGQSKREYIKAVAQKGDGIYVLLGRYHLDRSDCCLEQFCKLNGLKKNSSLKLGKTYKLPIRKYYYNQKSIRSTANIKDWQSAKQIERYNDLMVELGYKASDFRRGTRELWVPHHMKYCPLDVSKFVPKNRNFPIFGEKYAHVPLKDDKLAGAVYYIVAGHGGPDPGAMAKYNGKYICEDEYSYDISLRLARNLIEHGAIVYFIVRDKNDGIRNLEYLKPDMDERCWPNDVIPVSQKPRLEQRSTIVNELYEQNRRRGIEYQRLIELHVDSRVKSKRIDLFFYYYPTSQAGKALASKLHLTMKKKYAVNRKSGEYHGTVTPRDLHMLREVKPLPVFIEVGNIQNPRDQKRILYPSNRQALADWLEEGLLKDY